A window of the Cucumis sativus cultivar 9930 unplaced genomic scaffold, Cucumber_9930_V3 scaffold31, whole genome shotgun sequence genome harbors these coding sequences:
- the LOC116405783 gene encoding NAD-dependent malic enzyme 59 kDa isoform, mitochondrial-like, which yields MNQESESFSVPCLEFADIFFPFQQVFLIVGDLLELRSPTIFMFCLFFHHFFKAVQLEFHLQVDVIVLTDGSRILGLGDLGVQGIGIPRLEGEEYLSIVDEFMEVVHTCWPKAIVQFEDFQMKWAFETLQRYRKRFCMFNDDIQGTAGVALAGLLGNVRAQGQLLSDFVNQKIVVVGAGSVGLGVLNMAIQAVLRMVGNNDSTARNRFFF from the exons ATGAACCAGGAGAGTGAGAGTTTTAGTGTGCCGTGTTTAGAATTTGCCGATATCTTTTTCCCGTTCCAGCAAGTATTCCTGATTGTGGGG GATTTATTGGAGTTGAGGAGTCCCACAATCTTTATGTTCTGTTTGTTTTTCCATCACTTTTTCAAGGCTGTTCAATTGGAGTTCCATCTTCAG GTTGACGTGATTGTCTTGACAGATGGAAGTCGTATTCTTGGCCTCGGTGACCTTGGAGTTCAGGGAATAGGAATACCTAGATTGGAGGGAGAAGAGTATCTATctattgttgatgaatttatgGAAGTCGTGCATACATGTTGGCCTAAAGCTATTGTTCAG TTTGaggattttcaaatgaaatgggCTTTTGAAACATTACAACGTTATCGTAAGAGGTTCTGCATGTTCAACGATGACATACAA gGAACTGCTGGTGTTGCTCTCGCTGGACTATTGGGAAATGTGAGAGCTCAAGGGCAGCTATTGAGTGATTTTGTTAACCAAAAGATAGTAGTGGTAGGGGCTGGAAG tgttgggCTCGGTGTTCTTAACATGGCTATTCAGGCTGTTTTGAGAATGGTAGGGAACAACGATTCTACTGCAAGaaatcgattttttttctaa